Genomic DNA from Candidatus Sulfurimonas marisnigri:
AAGAACTGGTATAAAGCGCATCGAAGAGTTTGTAAAAGAACTTAGAGTATAGTATTTTAAAGTAGGTTAAACCTACTTTAGTGATGTAAGTGCTTCTATTACTTCATCAAGATTTTCAAGTGGAATGTGAACTTTCCATTCAGGTTCATTTGCATTTCCAGCTAAAGATATACCAATACTTGCAACTGGTGTACTTTTTTCACCATAAGGTTTATCTATTTTTGTTACAGAAATAACACCTTTTTTTGTTCCATTTAATGCGATAGTTTTTGACATTTAACACTCCTTAATTTTATAGTTTCTTAACCAGAAGGCTAATATGCTAATTATTTAAGTAGTCTAGCAATTTTCACCTGAAGTCTAAGCCACATTTTGTGTTCCATAAGTGGAAATCCTGAAAATGTCTTACCGCTCTCTTTTATACTCTTCGTTATTCCACTTCTTGCTGCAAATGTATTGAAAGGTGCAATTTCCAAGTGACCTGCTGTCGCAGATTGTCCACCCATAACAACATTACGTCCAAGTTTTGTAGAGCCCGCAAGACCAGATTGAGAAACCATTACACAATACTCGCCAATCTCGCAGTTGTGTCCAACCTGAACCAGATTGTCTATTCTGGTGCCTTTTTTAATTAAGGTCGTACCAAACACAGCTCTATCGATTGTTGTTGAACTTCCAATCTCTACATCCTCCTCGATAGCTACATTGCCGTTTTGATAAATCTTTTTATGCTCACCAAGTTTATTGGTAGCAAATCCAAAGCCATCACTCCCTATAGTCGTATTCGCGTGAATAATACAATCATTTCCAATGGTGCAGTCTCTGTAAACAGTTACATTGGGGTAGATAATAGTGTTGTCACCAACAACTGTTTGGGCGCCAATATATACATGTGCTAAAATCGTGCAGTTCTTGCCAATCTTTGCTCCATTTGCTATTTCAGCTTTAGGAGATACTCTGCTCCCCTCGCCTATCTCTGCATATGGCAATTGATCGTCCTCAATCGGAGGAGAAAAATATTTTGATAACACTGCCATCGACCAATAAGGAGAGTCAACCACTAAAGCCGCGCACCCTTGCGGTATATGGCTTTTTAAAGATTTGTCTATTATAACAGCAGCTGCTTTGGTATTTTGTATATCTTTTATATATTTAGAATTTGAAACAAAAGTGACTTCGTTTGAACTTGCTTCTTTAAGTGTATTTAAACCTGTTATTTCAAAACTAATGCCATTAAATTCAGCACCAATTATAGAAGCTACTTCAGTTAAATCCATTTACTATCTCTCAAGTGCTACTGCACCGCTTCTAACAATTTCTTTTGGATTATATCTTTTAATAACTTGTAAAAAATTATCAACTCTTTTTGGTTCATCAGCAACCATAACTATAATAACATTCTCACCAACATTTACTATTTTGCCATTATATGCTTCACAAAGAGTACTTATATCAGTAATATTTTCAGTTACAGGGAACTTTACCAAAGCCATCTCTTTTTCAACCAAGTCTGCATGTTCGTACACTCTAAGAACAGGAATAAGTTTATGCAGCTGTTTCGTAATCTGCTCTATTACTCTTATAGAACCTGATGTAACAATAGTAAGTCTAGAATATCTACTATCAGGTATTGGAGCAACAGTTAAAGATGTAATGTTGTACCCACGACCAGAGAAAAGATCCGTAATACGAGATAAAACACTAGCCTCGTTTACTACAATAACAGAGATAACTCTTCTTTCACTAGCTTCCATTATTTCTCCTTCTTCTCTAATAACATCATGTTAAACAGTGATCCACCAGATGGAACCATTGGCATAACGTTTTCCATTCTTTCAACAACAACATCTATAAATGCAACTATGTTTTTCTCAACAGCATCTTTTAAAGCTGCATCAAATTCATCTTTTGTCTTAACTCTGTATCCGATTCCACCAAATGCTTCAGAAAGCTTTACAAAGTCAGGCTGAACACTTAAATCAGTCTCACTATGTCTTTTATCGTAAAACATTGTTTGCCACTGACGAACCATTCCAAGAAAATTATTGTTAAGAATGATATTTATAACCGGAAGTTTTTGCTCAACCGCAGTCATCAACTCTTGACAATTCATAAGGATTGAGCCATCTCCTGTAAAGTTAACACTTATCTTTTCGGGACAAGCTGATTTTACACCTATAGCCGCAGGAAAACCAAAACCCATAGTACCTAGTCCACCAGAACTAATCCACTGACGAGGTCTTGTGAACGGATAAAATTGTGCAGACCACATCTGGTGCTGCCCAACATCAGTAGAGATATTTGCACTATCACCAAGAAGTTCACCAACACGTTCTATAACCCACTGAGGTTTAATTCTATCTGTATCTTCATGGTATGCTAATGGATGTAATTCATCAAATTGGTTTATTGTATCTCTCCAAGATGAATACTTTTCAGATTTAATTTCAGATGATAACTCTAACATCTCTTTTACAACATTTTTAACATCACCAACGATTGGATAATCAGCATTTACAAGTTTAGAAATAGATGCAGGGTCTATATCTACATGTATAACTCCAGCATTTTTAGCAAATTCAGAAAGTTTACCAGTTACACGATCATCAAATCTAGCACCAAGTCCTATCACTAAATCAGTTTCACTCATAGCCATATTAGCAGCGTATGAACCATGCATGCCAAGCATAGATATAAGTAAATCATCATCGTGACTAAGAGTACCTCTAGCCATAAAAGTCTCAACAGCAGGAATTCCAGTTTTGTGAACTAAATCTCTAACTTCATAAGCAGCATCTGCATTTATAATACCGCCTCCAAGATAAAATAGTGGTCTTTTAGCTTTTGAGATAGCTTCCATAGCTTTTTTAATTTGACGAGGATTACCTTTAACATGAGGCTTGTAAGTCTCAAGATTAAGCTCTAAAGAATAATCAAATTCAGCTATCTGAGCAGTAACATCTTTTGGGATATCTACGTGCACAGGACCTGGACGACCAGTTGATGCAATATGAAATGCTTCTTTGAGTATACGACCTAAATCTTTAGCGTCTGTTACAAGATAGTTATGCTTAGTACATGAACGACTTATACCAACGGCATCAATCTCTTGAAATGCATCGGTACCAATAAGACTCATCGGAACCTGTCCGCTAATTACAACTAATGGAATTGAGTCCATATATGCATCAGCTAAACCAGTTACAGCATTTGTAAAACCAGGTCCACTAGTAATCATTGCAACACCAACTTTACCACTAGCTTTTGAGTAGCCCTCAGCAGCATGTACAGAAGCTTGTTCGTGTCTTGTCAAAATATGTTTAAAGTCATTTTGCTTATAAATCTCATCATAGACATTCATGATAGCTCCGCCTGGGTAGCCAAACACTGTGTCAACGCCCTCTGCGATTAAAGCCTCAATGACCATTTGTGCGCCATTTATTTGCATGAAAGTCTCCTCTAATAAAAAATTTGCTTATTATACCTACCTTCCCTATATTTTACTTTAAAGAAGTCAATATATTTCTATTCTATTATTGATTTAACAATCATTGAGGGTCTCCATTTATTTATAGAACCTTCGGTTTGAGACTCTAAATTTAATTTTGTTTTAGGATGGTTTCTTTTAAATTTCTCAAAAAAAGTAAAAATCTTATCCTCTAACCCATAATATAAAATATAATTTTTAATGCCATTTTCAATATATAATTGTTCTTTTCTCTCTCTTATACTTGCTTCGAGTTGAACAATATAGCAACGTGCAAAAACATTAGCGATTGGAAGAATTTTTGAATTAATTTTCATATATTTATCTAAATTTTTTTTAATTTTAATTGCATCGCCTCTAAATACATATTCGCTTACAGCATATAAATCATAATCCCATAATTTTTGAAGATTTTCACCCTCTATAGTGTTTTGCAAATCATTATAACTCTCTAAAAGATTATATGCTACTGTAATGTCATTATCTCTTATAGCGTTAAAAAATTTATGCCTACTCTCTATTTCGATTATAATATCTTTCGCCTCATTTTTAAAATCTTCAAAATCAAGTAAAATTCTAAGAAGTTTTACCGCAGAGTGAGTGTCATTTTTTTCAATAAATTTTTGTGAGTTTATGTACAAATTGTCGGCGTATTTACTTAAAGAATCATATTCAGAGTACTCTTTTAAAAATGGGTGTATTTTCAGTAGTTCATATACAAGTTTAAAATCTTTTTGAGCAATTGCAATTTTAAACCTTCTATGAATTTGGGCATTAGTTAACAAAGCCTGGATATGTTTTGACTTTTCGCTTATCCCCCGATATGGAGCTAAAATTTCATTAACTTTATCTGCAGCTTTTGGCTCAAGTATATACTTCTGCGCCAACATAAATGATTTTTTCCAATTTAATTCCAGCGATTTATAAACAGGTGTCTCTTCGTATAGTGGGTGTTTTTTTGCCAGCGTATAAGCCTGTGTTATTTTGCCATGCTTTACAAGCAGAACAAACTTATCAAACTCTTCATACTCTTTAATAAGATTATTCATTATCTGTTTTTTACTTGGAATTGTTACAAAATTTCCAAATATACCAACTGCTCTTTTTTTATCACTTTTTCCAAATAATTCTTTTGCTCTTTGTACTGTTTTTTTCCATAAAGTATCTAAAATCAGGTAAGTCTCTGTATATTTTAAAAGTGGATTTTTTTCAATCTCTGCATATATCTGGACGTAATTTTTTTCTCGCAGAAACTGAGTTAATTTATTTTCACCAAGATATATTTCATATAAAATCAACTCTCCACTATCTGAACCAATGATAAGATGCTTGTTGTTTTCATCAAAGTTTATTGAAGTAATTTTATTATTAAGTTTAATATATCTTCTTGATATCAACTTATAACTATGTAAATCGTACACTAAAACATATCCAAGTATACTTGCTAAAAATAAAAATTTATCATCACCAACAGCAACTTGCGTAATGTCGTCATGAATCCCATCAAGTCTTGTGATTATTTTACCGTTATTTGTGTCCCATATTATTGCACTGTTGTTTTTATCAATGCTAAAGAGTCTGTTTTTACTTAAAAACTTAAGTTTCATAACAGGAGCTGAGTGAGCTCTTAACTTATGTATTAATTTCATTGTATTCAAACTAGATATATGTATATTTTTATCATAACTAGCAGTTGCGACCAATTGTGCATTATCACTAAATGATATGTCGTTTACGCAATCAATATGACTAGTAAGGGTAAATGCAAGCTGTCCACTTTCAACATCGGATACAAAAATTTTACCATCATCGCCACCAGAGAACATATATCTGTCTTGAGGGTCAAGTGCGACAGAAGAGACATCTCCGTGATGCCTATCTATCTTAGAGATAATTTTTTTTGTTTTTATGTCATAAAGCCTAGACTCTTTGCAATCAGAACTTATAACAACAAAATATTTTGCATTAGAGCTAAAACCAAAAACATCAGAGCTGTATCTAAAGTGGACTATATTGCACTTAAGCACACTCTTCACATTGAGTGTGCCTATGTCTAAATAGTGCATCGCAGTGGCTGAGTCAACAACTAAAACACTATTCTCATTTATAACTTTAGTATATACGACTGCTTCACTAAAACTACTACTTTTAACAGGTAACATTATATATTAGTCCCTTATGTAGCCCTCTTGTTTTAAAACATTATGAATATCAGCTTGATGCTGCTCACCTTTAGTCTCTACATGTACGGTTACATTTGCATCACCATAGTCAAGTGAAATCGATGTTCTATCATATGAAATATGAACAATATTGGCATTTAATTCTTGAAGAAGCTGTGTAAAATGCATAAGAGAACCAGGTTTATCAATTAGAGTAACGGTCAATTTCATCTTTCTTCCAGACTTCAAAAGACCTTTTTCAATAATAACAGAAAGAAGTGTAACATCCATATTTCCGCCGCTTAGAACTACTGCTACTTTTTTACCTTTTAAATACTCTAACTTTTTATGAAGTAAAGCAGCTACACCAACAGCACCTGCACCTTCAACAACAAGTTTTTGTTTCTCTAGTAAAAACAAAATTGCACTGGCAATCTCTTCATCATCTACGCTGATAAACTTGTCTACGCTACCAAGCATGTATTCTAACGTGATAGGTGAAGTATCACGAACTGCTATCCCGTCAGCTATCGTCCTAACACTGAGTGAATCAACAACTTTTTTAAGATCGTATGAATTTTTAAGGGCTGGAGCACCGGTGGCACTAACACCTATAACTTCAATATTTGAATTTATACTTTTTATAGCGCATGCCATTCCAGATATAAGTCCTCCCCCGCCAACTGGGATGATTACAGCATCCAAATCTTCACATTTATCCAGAATATCTAAAGCCAATGTCCCCTGTCCGGCGATAACCTCTTCATCTTCAAAAGGGTGAATAAATGTTAAAGAGTTTTTCTTTCCATACTCTGTTGCGTATGCATAAGCTTCGTCATAATTACTTCCGGCGAGAATAACTTCTGCACCATAATATTTAACACCATTTACTTTTGTAAGAGGCGTTGATTCAGGCATAATAATCACAGCTTTAATATTAAACTTTAGTGCTGAGAAGGCAACACCCTGTGCATGGTTTCCAGCACTTGCCGCAACAACACCACCAGCTCTTTGCTCATCATTTAATGATGCTATTTTATTGTAAGCACCTCTTATCTTAAATGCGCCGGTTATTTGCAGATTCTCTTTTTTTAAGTAAACTTCACATGCAGATATTTTGCTTAAATATGGTGCATATGATAGAGGTGTATCAACTACAATATCTTTTATACGCTCTTGTGCCTCATATATCTTTTTTATATCTAACAATAAACTTTCCTTACAGAGCTTTATGCTCTATCATACTACACATATTTTGAACAACCATCATTCCAGCATTTTTTGCTCTTTGTGCCGCATCATTATTAACAATCTCTTTTTGAGCCCAAAAAACTTTTACATCTTTGCGTTTTATGCAGGCATCAGCAACATTATCCAGCTCTTTTGATTTTCTAAATATATCAACCATATCTATTGCAAAAGGTATCTCTTCAAGTGAGCGATAAACTTTTTCACCCAAAATCTCATCCTCTTTTGGATAAACCGGAACTATTTTAAACCCTTGTTCTTGAAGATATTTAGCGACTCTATGACTTGCCTTTGAAGCATCAGGAGAAAGCCCTAAAACTGCAATAGTTTTTACACTGCTAAAAATATCTTTTATCTCTTGCTTATTTGAATTAACAGAAGGGAATTCACACTCCATAAAAGTTCCTTATTATTTAATATATTTGAGTGATTATATCAAAAAAGAACCATTTATACATCAATTTTCTCTTGACCTATCCTGTATAAAGCAAAGTCATATTTCAACGGATCATTATTATCAAAAGATTTTAAAGTTTGAGTCAGCTCTATAGCCGCTTGAAGATCATAACTTTTTCTTTGCAAAAGTCCAAGTTTTAGAGAGACATTAAATGTATGCGTATCAAGTGGCATAATTAAGTCTGCTTTATCAATTCCATGCCATAAACCCATATCGATATTATCATCTCTTACCATCCATCTTAAAAACATCATCCACCTCTTAAGTGCACCTGCTCCTTTTGTTTTACTGGTAATTTTTCCTATTAAAAAGTTATAACCTTGTGACTGATGCGGATACTCCACATGTAGAGTTTTTATAAGTTCATTTATTCCATCAATTACACTGTTATTCTTAGTGTAGCCACTCTTAAATATAGCCTCTAGAGTACTTTTTTCATTTAATCTTTTAAGGGCAATAAACAGGGCAATAACATCTTCGCTTTTTTGAAATCTATAGTAGTGATTTTTTAAAGACTCTTTTATCTCATCATCACTTTTTTGTAAAATAGAGAAGTCAAGTGAGTCCAAAAACTTAACTATCTGCTTTACATTTCCATAAGCAAAAAGAGCGCATACCAAAGAGATATTGGGGTCTTTGTAGCGGTGTGCAACTAAAATCGGATCTAGCTTATCATAAGATATCTCACTTGTGCTGTTTCTTTTAAGAACTTCTAAGTCAAGTCTTTTTTTAATGTAAATAATAGAGTTTTTTCCTCTCGCTTGAACCTGCAATGTTTAACTGTTTTCTATACTTTGCAATTGTCCTTCTAACCATTGTTACTTTGAATTTTTCTTGAATCATATCTAGTAGTTTCATATCACTGAGTGGTTTATTATGATTCTCTCTCTTAACTATAGTAACCAAGAACTCTTTTATTGCTGCATTTGAAACATCTTCATCTATAGCAGTTGTAAAGAACTCTTTCATTGCAAAAACACCTCTGTTACATGCTATATACTTATTTGCGATTGCTCTTGAAATAGTAGAGGGGTTGTGTCCAAACTCATCTGCCAAAGTCTTCAGAGTAAGAGGCATTATCGCACCGCCTGTAAAAAACTCATACTGATACTCAACTATCATAAGCCCCACTTTATACAAGGTAGCTTTTCTCATGTCAAGTGCGTCAACAAGGCTCTTTGCCTCTTTAATTTTTTGCGAAATAAATTCATGCTCAACCGCATAACTTGTGTCTATAAGAATAGTCGGATAATAGGCATCATTTAGCTTGACCTCTATGGCTTCATCATCATTAAAAAATATCATCAAATCTGGAATAATCTGAGCTGAATCCTCTTGGTACTCTATTGCCGGAGGATTTTTAAATGTTCCAAGAACACGCATAACTTCACTGAAGTGTTCTTTTCTTGAATAGCTGTGAATATCCTCCATATTATTAATAACTTCCACACACAGAGGATAGGCCTCTTCACTTATGTCTGAACTCTCCAGCTGAAACACAAATGACTCTGCCAAATCTTTTGCAGCAACACCAATTGGCTCTACATGTGAGAACCTCAAACGAACTTTTTCAAACTCCGAGATATCAATATTTTTGATTTTACAAAACGCTTCACTGTCACCTTCATAGTAACCATTTTCATCCAGATTAGCCACTACAAATGAGGCAATAGATTGCGATATAGGCGTTGGAAACAGTGGCGCTTCTAACTGCTCATCTAAGACATCATAAAGAGATCTTTTTTGAATAGTCAATGCTTCTATCTGCTCAGTTCTAGAGTTGCTTACCTGACCTGAAATTATTTTTCTAGGAATCTTTTTTTCAAAATTTTCTTCATATCCTGACTTTACTTCCACAACCGGATTTGCATCAATAAAAGGGGACATGGCTTCACCCAAGTCGCTTAAGCTAGAGTGTAAAATAGGCAACCAATTACGAAGTGTATTTGAGAGCTTATGCTTATTCTCTACGCTTTGATTTTGCCTTAATGCTGCCATTTATCTACAATCCATTGAATTTAAGCTCTAAAGCTTAAAGTCCTCACCAAGATAGTGCTTACGTACATCGCTATTTTTCCCTATCTCTTCGCTTGTTCCGCTGGCGAGTAACTCACCGGACTTGATTACATATGCTCTGTCACATACGTCCAATGTTTCACGAACATTATGGTCTGTAATAAGAACTCCTATCCCGTAAGATACAAGCTGTTTTATAACAGTTTGTATATCCAAAACAGCAATAGGATCAACTCCGGCAAAAGGCTCATCAAGAAGTAAAAATTTAGGCGCATTTACAAGTGCTCTTGCTATCTCAACACGACGGCGCTCGCCACCGCTTAAACTAATACCTTTGCGAAAACGGATCGGTTCAATATTAAACATATCCAAAAGTTCCAATATTCTAACCTCTTGGTCTTTTTTATCTTTTATACCAACTTGAGCGGCAATCATCAAGTTCTCTTCAACGGTTAAATCTTTAAAGATAGAAGCCTCTTGGGGGAGATAACCAATTCCTTTTAAGGCTCTTAGATGTAGTGGCATTCCAGACAAATTTTCTTCATCATAATAGACCTCTCCGTCACTTGCCTCTACAAGTCCGCAAATCATATAAAAGGTAGTTGTTTTTCCAGCTCCATTCGGACCAAGAAGTCCAACTACCTCTCCGCTAGAAACCTCTAGACTCATACCTTTTACTATCTCTAAATCTTTTATTTTTTTCTTTAAATTAATTGCCCTAAGCGTATGCATAATCTACCTTATATTGTCTAATTTCATCTGAGACTTTTTCTATATCTACAATTAATGTACTTATACCTGCAGAGTTTAAAATCCTAACTAGTTCATCATCACCCCACTCTACAAAATGGAGGCCATCTTTGTCCAGCTCCTCCAACATTCCAAGTGATATAAAATGATCTAAACCGTGGTTATACATGTCATAGTGAAAAACCATCTCCCCGTAACACTGTTGCAAAGAGAATGTAGGAGAGGTTACATCATCTGCTAGCCCTAAAAATTTAACAAACTCTTTTACAAAAGTAGTTTTTCCAGCCGCAAGATCACCTCTTAATATAATTACACCGGAACTAAATTTTTTCCCAATATCTTCAACTAAAGTATTAAGTTCTTCTAATTTAAGCTTATAAATAATCATAGTTTATTTGATATTTCAATGATATTTTTCAGCTTTTCTTTGGCTTTTCCTGTTTTAAGAGCTTTTTGTGCAATTTCTAAACCATCTTGAATATCTCTAGCTAATCCATCAACCACTAAGGCAGATGCAGCATTAATAAGCACTATGTCTCTTTGAGCATCCGTAGCCTTGTTATCAAAAATATTATGTAAAATCAAGGCATTATCTTTTGCATCTCCACCCATTATTGCTCTAAGAGGAACTCTTTTAATTGCATATTCTTCGGGATCTATTTCAAACTCGTGAACCAAACCGTCACGAAGTATAGAGGCATAAGTTATATCGCTTATACTAATCTCATCCATCCCCTCCCGTGAGCTAACAACCATAGTAGACGTTGCACCGTTAATTTTAAGTGCTTCTGCCATCTTTGAAACGAAGTTCTTATCAAATACACCAAGAAGGGATTTTTTTGCTCCTGCGGGGTTTGTAAGAGGTCCTAGAATATTAAATATTGTCTTATCAGGTATCGTCTTTCTGATTGGAACTATGAAACTCATTGCTGGATGATGATTCTGTGCAAACATAAAAGTAAAACCTGACTCTTCCAAGAGTCTAGCACTGTTTTTAATACTTAAATTAAGTCTAATACCCAGCTCTTCAAACATATCTGCACTGCCAGATTTTGAAGTTATAGAACGACTTCCGTGTTTTGCGACAATACTTCCACAAGATGCAACTAATAGTGCAACAGTTGAAGATATGTTGAAACTTCCAATTTTGTCTCCACCGGTCCCAACAACATCAAGAGCCTTCATGCTAAGTTCATTTGAAATAGGAAGAGGCATAGAAAAAGAGCGCATTACTTCTGCCGCTGCTGCTATTGACTCAACAGAGGTGTAGTCGTCTAACTTCATACTTAACAAAAACTCTATCATAGCTTCATCACTCATCTCATGATTAAAAAGTGAAGTAAACTCTTTTTTTGTTTCATTATAAGTCACGACAACTCCTTGATATACTCTGCTTGTAGAGATTTTGGGGTAGATTTAGTGGTAGGAATCTTTATTACTTCATATTTTTTTGTTTCATTAAGATAGTTAATAGTTAAAATATTCCCAACATCAATATTTTTACTAGCCTTAACCACTACATTGTTTATTAAGACCACACTGTTGCTTATCATATCTTGTGCAACCGATCTTCTTTTTGTAATATTTACTGAATTTAAAAATTTGTCTATTCTCATGATTAATACTCTTAAAATAATATTTTTTCATATTGTAGAGTATTAAAACTGAAAGGGATGTAAGAGTTGGAACATTTTTTGCATTATATAGTGCCTATTATCAAAAAAAATATTTTTATACTCTTAAATAATCTCTTTTGTTGGTGCACCTAAGTAATACCCTTGAGCATAATCTATATTAAGTTCAACAAGCTTATCATACACACTTTTGGAATGAACGAATTCTGCTATAGTTTTTATTCCCATTTTTTTAGCAAACTCAGCAATAGTTTCTACTACCATTTGTGAGTTAACATCTCTATCAATAGTCTTTATCATAGAACCGTCAATTTTTATATAATCAACTTTTAGTTTCATAAGGTATTCAAAATTTGAGTATCCAGTGCCAAAGTCATCAATAGAGATACTACACCCATAATGTTTTACTTGCTCTATAAATTCAATTACTGCTTCAAAATTTTCTATGCCCTCTGATTCTAGTATTTCAAAAGAGACATATTTCCCTATTCCAGTTGATTCTAACTTTTCAATAATTAATTCTACTACTTCAACATGTGAAATATCTTCTACTGAGATATTTATAGAAAAATGGTATGGCTTTTTTTCAAATTTGGCAAATGTTTTTCTAATCATAATTTTTGTCAATTCATGATAAATTCTATTTTTCTTAGATAATGCAAGAAAATAAATTGGAGGAATATAATCGCCATTTTCAT
This window encodes:
- the lptB gene encoding LPS export ABC transporter ATP-binding protein, whose translation is MHTLRAINLKKKIKDLEIVKGMSLEVSSGEVVGLLGPNGAGKTTTFYMICGLVEASDGEVYYDEENLSGMPLHLRALKGIGYLPQEASIFKDLTVEENLMIAAQVGIKDKKDQEVRILELLDMFNIEPIRFRKGISLSGGERRRVEIARALVNAPKFLLLDEPFAGVDPIAVLDIQTVIKQLVSYGIGVLITDHNVRETLDVCDRAYVIKSGELLASGTSEEIGKNSDVRKHYLGEDFKL
- the tsaE gene encoding tRNA (adenosine(37)-N6)-threonylcarbamoyltransferase complex ATPase subunit type 1 TsaE, which translates into the protein MIIYKLKLEELNTLVEDIGKKFSSGVIILRGDLAAGKTTFVKEFVKFLGLADDVTSPTFSLQQCYGEMVFHYDMYNHGLDHFISLGMLEELDKDGLHFVEWGDDELVRILNSAGISTLIVDIEKVSDEIRQYKVDYAYA
- the trpD gene encoding anthranilate phosphoribosyltransferase, encoding MTYNETKKEFTSLFNHEMSDEAMIEFLLSMKLDDYTSVESIAAAAEVMRSFSMPLPISNELSMKALDVVGTGGDKIGSFNISSTVALLVASCGSIVAKHGSRSITSKSGSADMFEELGIRLNLSIKNSARLLEESGFTFMFAQNHHPAMSFIVPIRKTIPDKTIFNILGPLTNPAGAKKSLLGVFDKNFVSKMAEALKINGATSTMVVSSREGMDEISISDITYASILRDGLVHEFEIDPEEYAIKRVPLRAIMGGDAKDNALILHNIFDNKATDAQRDIVLINAASALVVDGLARDIQDGLEIAQKALKTGKAKEKLKNIIEISNKL
- a CDS encoding RNA-binding S4 domain-containing protein, with the protein product MRIDKFLNSVNITKRRSVAQDMISNSVVLINNVVVKASKNIDVGNILTINYLNETKKYEVIKIPTTKSTPKSLQAEYIKELS